A genome region from Alistipes dispar includes the following:
- the ychF gene encoding redox-regulated ATPase YchF: MALQCGIVGLPNVGKSTLFNCLSNAKAQAANFPFCTIEPNVGVITVPDERLVRLAEIDNPKRVVPTTIEIVDIAGLVKGASKGEGLGNKFLGNIRNTNAIIHVLRCFDNGNITHVDGSIDPVRDKGIIDTELQLKDLETVENRLAKTQKAATSGGDKQAKRAVELLLQYKAALEQGRSARTVELDREDRRLVADLNLLTDKPVLYVCNVDEKSAVTGNAHTEAVRAAIADEKAEMLVIAAATEADIAELESYEERQMFLEDMGLGESGVVRLIKAAYKLLNLETFFTTGADETRAWTYSRGMKAPQTAGIIHTDFERGFIRAEVIKYDDYVALGSEKACRDAGKIGIEGKEYVVQDGDIMHFLFNV; this comes from the coding sequence ATGGCTTTACAATGCGGCATCGTGGGTCTTCCGAACGTCGGAAAATCGACCCTTTTCAACTGCCTGTCGAACGCGAAGGCGCAGGCGGCGAACTTTCCCTTCTGCACGATAGAACCCAACGTGGGGGTAATCACCGTCCCCGACGAACGGCTGGTCCGGCTGGCCGAAATCGACAACCCCAAACGCGTAGTGCCCACGACCATCGAAATCGTGGACATCGCCGGACTGGTCAAGGGCGCCTCGAAGGGCGAGGGACTGGGCAACAAATTCCTCGGCAACATCCGGAACACGAACGCCATCATCCACGTCCTGCGCTGCTTCGACAACGGCAACATCACCCACGTGGACGGGTCGATCGACCCCGTGCGCGACAAGGGGATCATCGACACCGAACTGCAACTCAAGGACCTCGAGACCGTCGAGAACCGGCTCGCCAAGACGCAGAAGGCCGCCACGTCGGGCGGCGACAAGCAGGCCAAGCGGGCCGTGGAGCTGCTCCTGCAATACAAGGCCGCCCTCGAACAGGGCCGGAGCGCCCGCACGGTCGAACTGGACAGGGAGGACCGCCGCCTGGTGGCCGACCTGAACCTGCTGACCGACAAACCGGTGCTCTACGTCTGCAACGTGGACGAGAAGAGCGCCGTGACGGGCAACGCCCACACCGAGGCCGTGCGCGCCGCCATCGCCGACGAAAAGGCCGAAATGCTCGTGATCGCAGCGGCGACCGAGGCCGACATCGCCGAACTGGAAAGCTACGAGGAGCGGCAAATGTTTCTCGAAGACATGGGCCTCGGGGAGTCGGGCGTGGTGCGGCTCATCAAAGCGGCCTACAAATTGCTCAATCTCGAAACGTTCTTCACCACCGGAGCAGACGAGACCCGTGCCTGGACCTATTCGCGCGGCATGAAGGCCCCGCAGACGGCCGGCATCATCCACACCGACTTCGAGCGGGGATTCATCCGCGCCGAAGTCATCAAGTACGACGACTACGTGGCGCTCGGATCGGAGAAGGCGTGCCGCGACGCGGGCAAGATCGGCATCGAAGGCAAGGAATACGTCGTGCAGGACGGCGACATCATGCACTTCCTGTTCAACGTCTGA
- the rsmI gene encoding 16S rRNA (cytidine(1402)-2'-O)-methyltransferase has product MAKLYIVPTPIGNLDDITLRAVNVLRTVDFILAEDTRTTSFLLKHLGIEKKLRSHHKFNEHATVELVAGEIAAGRDAALVSDAGTPGISDPGFLLVRTCVGAGIEVETLPGATAFVPALVQSGFPCDRFCFEGFLPQKKGRTKHLLALAEEERTMVFYESPYRVVRCLEQFAEVFGPDRAVSVSRELTKKFEQTVRGSVAEVLGHFRATEPRGEFVIVVAGKPKSRNTDKL; this is encoded by the coding sequence ATGGCAAAACTCTATATCGTGCCGACGCCGATCGGCAATCTGGACGACATCACGCTGCGCGCGGTGAACGTGCTGCGCACGGTCGATTTCATTCTGGCCGAAGATACGCGCACGACGTCGTTTCTCCTCAAACACCTCGGCATCGAGAAGAAGCTCCGGTCGCACCACAAGTTCAACGAACACGCCACGGTCGAGTTGGTCGCCGGGGAGATCGCCGCGGGGCGCGATGCGGCGCTCGTGTCGGACGCCGGGACGCCGGGCATCTCCGACCCGGGGTTCCTTCTGGTGCGCACCTGTGTCGGGGCGGGGATCGAGGTGGAGACGCTGCCCGGCGCCACGGCCTTCGTTCCGGCGCTGGTGCAGAGCGGATTTCCGTGCGACCGGTTCTGCTTCGAGGGGTTCCTGCCCCAGAAGAAGGGGCGGACGAAACACCTGCTCGCACTGGCGGAGGAGGAGCGGACGATGGTCTTCTACGAGTCGCCCTACCGCGTGGTGCGGTGTCTCGAGCAGTTCGCCGAGGTGTTCGGCCCCGACCGCGCCGTTTCCGTGTCGCGCGAGCTGACCAAGAAATTCGAACAGACCGTGCGCGGGTCGGTGGCCGAGGTGCTCGGCCATTTCCGCGCGACGGAGCCGCGGGGCGAGTTCGTCATCGTCGTGGCCGGCAAACCCAAATCCCGCAATACCGATAAGTTATGA
- the panB gene encoding 3-methyl-2-oxobutanoate hydroxymethyltransferase, producing MSVESSLRAVTTYRLTEMKQRGEKIAMLTSYDYSMARIVDAAGVDVILVGDSAANVMAGYETTLPITLDMMIYHARSVVRAVSRALVVVDLPFGAYQGNSKVALDSAVRIMKETEADAVKMEGGEEILESVQRILSAGIPVMGHLGLTPQSIHKFGTYTVRAKEEAEAAKLVRDAHLLSDAGCFAVVLEKIPAALAGRVTREISAPTIGIGAGGACDGQVLVIHDMLGINKGFSPRFLRRYADLHTVMTDAVSQYVGDVKSGDFPNEKEQY from the coding sequence ATGTCCGTAGAAAGCAGCCTCCGGGCGGTGACGACCTACCGTCTGACGGAGATGAAACAGCGCGGCGAGAAGATCGCCATGCTCACCTCGTACGATTATTCGATGGCCCGGATCGTCGATGCCGCCGGCGTGGACGTGATCCTCGTGGGCGATTCGGCGGCCAATGTCATGGCCGGTTACGAGACGACGCTTCCCATCACGCTCGACATGATGATCTACCATGCCCGTTCGGTGGTGCGGGCCGTCAGCCGCGCGCTGGTGGTGGTCGATCTTCCCTTCGGCGCCTATCAGGGCAATTCGAAAGTGGCGCTCGACTCGGCCGTGCGCATCATGAAGGAGACCGAGGCCGACGCCGTGAAGATGGAGGGCGGCGAGGAGATTCTCGAATCGGTGCAGCGCATCCTCTCGGCCGGCATTCCCGTCATGGGGCATCTCGGGCTCACGCCGCAGTCGATCCACAAGTTCGGAACCTATACGGTCCGCGCGAAGGAGGAGGCCGAGGCCGCGAAACTCGTGCGCGACGCGCATCTGCTGAGCGACGCGGGGTGTTTCGCCGTCGTGCTCGAGAAGATTCCCGCGGCGCTGGCCGGGCGTGTCACGCGCGAAATTTCCGCGCCGACGATCGGCATCGGGGCCGGCGGCGCGTGCGACGGGCAGGTGCTGGTGATTCACGACATGCTGGGAATCAACAAGGGCTTCTCGCCGCGGTTCCTGCGCCGTTACGCCGACCTGCATACGGTGATGACCGATGCCGTGTCGCAGTATGTCGGCGACGTGAAGTCGGGGGACTTTCCCAACGAGAAGGAGCAGTATTAG
- a CDS encoding TlpA disulfide reductase family protein, with amino-acid sequence MKKLLPLLLLAAATASCTRRPVISGRIEGLTNDTLIVQWGAIEAIPAKELHRDTVVVRKGRFTFDAQIKKPCFFSIRPLQAVIPIRGGYKWYSSVSDIHFTLDRGERVAIRAKVDSIYTDYTLSGESPNTEWSRFRAEQLPLHIAYTRLSLRADTVLSAEETNALSERLRALSGKIIGAVTEYIRENPCETLSGYLLADIPTDSVLSCFTLLDERVRTSRFAPLIAHAVGKAEARQRSLEARKKTAPGMPAPEFVLRDADGKEFALSSLRGRYVVLDFWGSWCGWCIKGFPRMKACYERYKDKLEIVGIACNDTPEKWREAIGRHGLPWVHVINPRNAAPGDDVTVRYAVEGYPTKIVIDPEGRIAARFVGESEEFYDKLAEMLE; translated from the coding sequence ATGAAAAAACTGCTGCCCCTGCTCCTCCTCGCCGCCGCAACGGCCTCCTGCACCCGCCGCCCCGTCATATCGGGCCGAATCGAAGGGCTGACGAACGACACGCTGATCGTACAATGGGGAGCGATCGAAGCGATTCCGGCAAAGGAACTGCACCGGGACACGGTCGTCGTCCGAAAAGGGAGGTTCACGTTCGATGCGCAGATCAAAAAGCCGTGTTTCTTTTCGATACGGCCCCTGCAGGCAGTCATTCCGATCCGGGGAGGGTACAAATGGTACAGTTCCGTGTCGGACATTCATTTCACGCTCGACCGTGGAGAGCGCGTCGCGATCCGTGCGAAGGTCGATTCGATCTACACGGATTACACGCTCTCGGGCGAAAGCCCGAATACGGAGTGGAGCCGGTTCCGCGCGGAGCAGTTGCCGCTCCATATCGCCTACACCCGCCTCTCCCTGCGGGCCGACACGGTCCTGTCGGCAGAAGAGACAAACGCACTCTCGGAACGGCTCCGCGCGCTCTCCGGAAAAATTATCGGTGCCGTCACGGAGTATATCCGGGAAAATCCCTGCGAAACGCTCTCGGGCTATCTTCTCGCAGACATCCCGACCGACAGCGTGCTAAGCTGCTTCACCTTATTGGACGAACGGGTTCGCACGTCCCGGTTCGCTCCGCTCATCGCACATGCGGTCGGGAAGGCCGAGGCACGGCAACGGTCTCTCGAAGCCCGGAAGAAAACCGCCCCCGGCATGCCGGCCCCGGAATTCGTGCTCCGGGATGCCGACGGAAAGGAGTTCGCCCTCTCGTCGCTGCGCGGACGATACGTCGTGCTCGACTTCTGGGGAAGCTGGTGCGGATGGTGCATCAAGGGATTCCCCCGGATGAAGGCGTGCTACGAACGCTACAAGGACAAACTGGAGATCGTGGGCATCGCCTGCAACGACACCCCGGAGAAGTGGCGCGAGGCGATCGGACGGCACGGACTGCCGTGGGTACACGTCATAAACCCGCGGAACGCTGCCCCCGGGGACGACGTGACGGTCCGGTATGCCGTCGAGGGCTACCCCACCAAAATCGTCATCGACCCCGAAGGGCGCATCGCCGCCCGGTTCGTCGGCGAGAGCGAGGAGTTCTACGACAAGCTGGCGGAGATGCTGGAATAA
- a CDS encoding lysophospholipid acyltransferase family protein, producing the protein MKRTDLNIAQRIWLEILWRMARLFAAMPYWFKFHVVENLLFFVLCYCLRYRMQVVRRNLRNSFPEKSDEELAAIRRRFYRTLAELIVDTIDLARLTPDKGRSILQVEGLEEHLRKVGGRDWIAMTAHFGCWEYCSFWGFYAPTQIVVAVYHPLRSKVAEALYQRLRNGDYATTVSMKESLRFYLRHRDKGFRGKNLVMGLIADQNPPRRPDSHWFRFLNQDTIFFDGGEKLALRCRLPVYFVRMDRLQRGRYRMSFVPLYDGEEQVAPNEITERYVRELERVIRERPELWMWSHRRWKHKRMPDAER; encoded by the coding sequence ATGAAGCGGACGGACCTGAACATCGCTCAGCGGATCTGGCTGGAGATACTCTGGCGGATGGCGCGCCTGTTCGCCGCGATGCCCTACTGGTTCAAATTCCATGTCGTCGAAAACCTGCTCTTCTTCGTGCTCTGCTACTGCCTGCGCTACCGGATGCAGGTGGTGCGGCGGAACCTGCGCAACTCCTTCCCCGAGAAGAGCGACGAGGAGCTGGCGGCGATCCGTCGCCGGTTCTACCGCACGCTGGCCGAACTGATCGTCGATACGATCGACCTGGCCCGTCTGACTCCGGACAAGGGGCGCTCCATCCTGCAGGTCGAGGGACTGGAGGAGCACCTGCGGAAGGTCGGGGGCCGCGACTGGATCGCCATGACGGCCCATTTCGGCTGTTGGGAATACTGCTCGTTCTGGGGCTTCTACGCCCCGACGCAGATCGTCGTGGCCGTCTATCATCCGCTGCGGAGCAAGGTCGCCGAGGCGTTGTACCAGCGCCTGCGCAACGGCGACTACGCCACGACCGTCTCGATGAAGGAGAGTCTGCGTTTCTATCTGCGCCACCGCGACAAGGGGTTCCGCGGCAAGAACCTCGTGATGGGGCTTATCGCCGACCAAAATCCTCCGCGCCGTCCCGACAGCCATTGGTTCCGCTTTCTCAATCAGGATACGATCTTTTTCGACGGCGGCGAGAAGCTCGCGCTGCGCTGCCGCCTGCCCGTCTATTTCGTGCGGATGGACCGCTTGCAGCGGGGACGTTACCGCATGTCGTTCGTGCCGCTTTACGACGGCGAGGAGCAGGTCGCGCCCAACGAGATCACCGAACGCTATGTCCGCGAGCTGGAGCGGGTGATCCGCGAACGGCCCGAACTTTGGATGTGGTCGCACCGCCGCTGGAAACACAAACGCATGCCGGATGCCGAACGTTGA
- a CDS encoding glycosyltransferase family 2 protein produces the protein MPNVEIVILNWNGEEHLRRFLPSVVAAAPEGVGVVVADNGSTDGSVALLEREFPSVGVVRLERNYGFAGGYNRALERIEAEYFVLLNSDVETPPGWLEPLLDCLRRHPDVAVVSPKLLSFRDRGRFEYAGASGGFIDFLGYPFCRGRILRSVECDAGQYDDARDVFWVSGAAFCCRADVFRALGGFDADFFAHMEEIDLCWRMQLAGWRVRVVPESRVYHLGGGTLATDSPAKVFYNHRNDLAMLYKCASPWQRAVVAVVRPGLDLLAALSYLVQGRADSFRAVFRAWRDFLGWHGELTRKRRAIRASRRGSAAANIYRGSVLLRYLLGRRTFGRLM, from the coding sequence ATGCCGAACGTTGAGATCGTCATTCTGAACTGGAACGGGGAGGAGCACCTGCGCCGCTTCCTGCCGAGCGTCGTGGCCGCGGCGCCCGAAGGGGTGGGCGTCGTGGTCGCCGACAACGGTTCGACGGACGGTTCCGTCGCCCTGCTCGAGCGGGAATTCCCGTCGGTCGGGGTGGTGCGCCTGGAGCGGAACTACGGCTTTGCCGGCGGGTACAACCGGGCGCTGGAGCGGATCGAAGCGGAATATTTCGTGCTGCTCAACTCCGACGTCGAGACGCCTCCGGGGTGGCTGGAGCCGCTGCTCGACTGCCTGCGCCGTCATCCCGACGTGGCGGTCGTGTCGCCCAAGCTGCTCTCGTTCCGCGACCGCGGCCGCTTCGAGTATGCGGGCGCTTCGGGCGGGTTCATCGACTTTCTGGGGTATCCTTTCTGCCGGGGGCGCATCCTGCGGAGCGTGGAGTGCGACGCGGGGCAGTACGACGATGCGCGCGACGTCTTCTGGGTGAGCGGGGCGGCTTTCTGCTGCCGTGCCGACGTGTTCCGCGCGCTGGGCGGCTTCGATGCCGACTTCTTCGCCCACATGGAGGAGATCGACCTTTGCTGGCGGATGCAGCTGGCGGGCTGGCGCGTGCGGGTGGTTCCGGAGAGCCGGGTCTATCACCTCGGCGGCGGCACGCTCGCTACCGACTCTCCGGCCAAGGTCTTCTACAACCACCGCAATGACCTGGCGATGCTCTACAAGTGCGCCTCGCCGTGGCAGCGCGCCGTCGTGGCCGTCGTGCGCCCGGGGCTCGATCTGCTGGCGGCCCTGTCGTATCTGGTGCAGGGGCGTGCGGACAGTTTCCGGGCGGTGTTCCGCGCCTGGCGCGACTTCCTCGGCTGGCACGGGGAGCTGACCCGCAAGCGGCGCGCGATCCGGGCGTCCCGCAGGGGATCGGCCGCCGCGAATATCTACCGCGGGTCGGTTCTTCTGCGCTATCTGCTGGGACGCCGGACCTTCGGCCGGCTGATGTGA
- a CDS encoding SIMPL domain-containing protein, whose amino-acid sequence MKNTKYLLLGIAAVVCAAIVGRAYTYKYRAQDTILVTGLGEAEFTSDLIVWSGEVTAEAQQVAAGYAQIEKSKQKVQEYLAAKGVSAGETVFAFVNVEKQYDPIYNANGNWAGQRFAGYRLRQRFTVESADVEKVETVSREISSLIAQGVSIEAYAPDYYYTKLDDVKMGLIEKASADARTRAEKIALNAGTKIGRVASARMGVFQITGANTNEEFSAGGSFNTSSRQKKARITMRIEYRIK is encoded by the coding sequence ATGAAAAACACGAAGTATTTGCTGCTCGGCATCGCAGCCGTCGTATGCGCCGCCATCGTGGGCCGCGCCTACACCTATAAATACCGCGCGCAGGACACGATCCTCGTGACCGGACTGGGCGAGGCGGAATTCACCTCGGACCTGATCGTCTGGTCGGGCGAGGTGACGGCCGAGGCGCAGCAGGTCGCCGCGGGATACGCCCAGATAGAAAAGAGCAAGCAGAAGGTGCAGGAGTACCTCGCCGCGAAGGGCGTCTCCGCCGGGGAGACGGTCTTCGCCTTCGTGAACGTCGAGAAGCAGTACGACCCGATCTACAACGCCAACGGCAACTGGGCCGGGCAACGCTTCGCGGGCTACCGCCTGCGGCAGCGCTTCACGGTGGAGTCGGCCGACGTGGAGAAGGTCGAGACCGTCTCGCGCGAAATCTCGTCGCTCATCGCCCAGGGCGTCTCGATCGAGGCCTACGCCCCGGACTATTACTACACGAAACTCGACGACGTGAAGATGGGCCTGATCGAGAAGGCCTCGGCCGACGCGCGGACGCGGGCCGAGAAGATCGCCCTGAACGCCGGCACGAAGATCGGCCGTGTGGCTTCGGCACGCATGGGCGTCTTCCAGATCACCGGAGCCAACACCAACGAGGAGTTTTCGGCCGGCGGGTCGTTCAACACCTCCTCGCGCCAGAAGAAGGCGCGCATCACCATGCGAATCGAATACAGAATAAAATAA
- a CDS encoding glutamine--tRNA ligase/YqeY domain fusion protein: protein MASETNETREKSLNFLEEIIEESIARGEKRVQTRFPPEPNGYLHIGHAKSICINFGLAKKYGGRCNLRFDDTNPVKEDVEYVDSIKRDIQWLGFQWAEEHYASDYFDQLYAWAVELIRKGLAYVDDQTQEEIRENRGTVSVPGTPSPWRDRSVEENLNLFERMKNGEFPDGAKVLRAKIDMAHPNMLFRDPIMYRIIHAEHHRTGDKWCIYPMYDYAHGQSDSIERITHSICTLEFDVHRPLYDWFIRALDIYPSHQYEFARLNLTYTMMSKRKLLKLVQEGAVMGWDDPRMPTICALRRKGYTPASVRNFAEMVGVAKRDNVIDLGKLEYCVREDLNKVAQRRMAVLNPLKVTITNYPDGQTELFTAVNNPEDETAGTRQVPFSKVIWIERDDFMENPPKKFFRLSPGGEVRLRYSYLIKCEEVVKDDAGNITELRCTYDPMSGGGSSSDGRRVKGVIHWVSAKDAVEAEIRLFNPLFTKENPDDVDEGQTWEDNLNPESMVRITGYLEPSLREVPVGEAVQFERVGYFCPDTDSTPEHLVFNRTVTLKDSWAKINR from the coding sequence ATGGCAAGCGAAACCAACGAAACCCGCGAGAAGTCGCTGAACTTCCTCGAAGAGATCATCGAAGAGTCGATCGCCCGGGGCGAGAAACGCGTACAGACCCGTTTCCCGCCCGAGCCGAACGGCTACCTGCATATCGGGCACGCCAAGAGCATCTGCATCAACTTCGGCCTGGCGAAGAAATACGGCGGCCGATGCAACCTGCGCTTCGACGACACGAACCCCGTCAAGGAGGACGTGGAGTACGTCGATTCGATCAAGCGCGACATCCAGTGGCTCGGATTCCAGTGGGCCGAGGAGCACTACGCCTCGGATTACTTCGACCAGCTCTACGCATGGGCCGTCGAACTGATCCGCAAGGGACTGGCCTACGTGGACGACCAGACGCAGGAGGAGATCCGCGAAAACCGCGGCACGGTCTCCGTGCCGGGTACGCCCTCGCCGTGGCGCGACCGGTCGGTCGAGGAGAACCTCAACCTGTTCGAGCGTATGAAGAACGGCGAATTCCCCGACGGCGCGAAGGTGCTGCGCGCGAAGATCGACATGGCCCATCCGAACATGCTCTTCCGCGACCCGATCATGTACCGCATCATCCACGCCGAACACCACCGCACGGGCGACAAGTGGTGCATCTACCCGATGTATGACTACGCCCACGGACAGAGCGACTCGATCGAGCGGATCACCCACTCGATCTGCACGCTCGAATTCGACGTCCACCGCCCGCTCTACGACTGGTTCATCCGGGCGCTGGACATCTACCCGTCGCACCAGTACGAATTCGCGCGGCTGAACCTCACCTATACGATGATGTCGAAGCGCAAACTGCTCAAACTGGTGCAGGAAGGCGCCGTGATGGGCTGGGACGACCCCCGCATGCCGACGATCTGCGCCCTGCGCCGCAAGGGCTACACGCCGGCCTCGGTGCGCAACTTCGCCGAAATGGTGGGCGTGGCCAAGCGCGACAACGTGATCGACCTGGGAAAACTGGAGTACTGCGTGCGCGAGGACCTCAACAAGGTCGCACAGCGCCGCATGGCCGTGCTCAATCCGCTGAAGGTGACGATCACCAACTACCCCGACGGCCAGACCGAACTGTTCACCGCCGTAAACAACCCCGAGGACGAGACGGCCGGCACGCGGCAGGTCCCCTTCTCGAAGGTGATCTGGATCGAACGCGACGACTTCATGGAGAATCCGCCCAAGAAGTTCTTCCGCCTCTCGCCGGGCGGCGAGGTGCGCCTGCGCTATTCGTACCTCATCAAGTGCGAGGAGGTCGTCAAGGACGACGCGGGCAACATCACCGAACTGCGCTGCACCTACGACCCGATGTCGGGCGGAGGTTCGTCGAGCGACGGCCGCCGCGTGAAAGGCGTCATCCACTGGGTGTCGGCCAAAGATGCCGTGGAGGCCGAAATCCGGCTCTTCAATCCGCTCTTCACGAAGGAGAACCCCGACGACGTGGACGAAGGGCAGACCTGGGAGGACAACCTCAACCCCGAGTCGATGGTCCGGATCACGGGCTATCTGGAACCTTCGCTGCGCGAGGTTCCCGTGGGAGAGGCCGTGCAGTTCGAACGCGTGGGCTACTTCTGCCCCGACACCGATTCGACGCCCGAGCATCTCGTCTTCAACCGCACGGTGACGCTCAAGGATTCGTGGGCCAAGATCAACAGGTAG
- a CDS encoding RNA methyltransferase codes for MRKITNEELGRPSAAEFAAMEKMPVAVVLDNVRSLQNVGAFFRTCDAFAAERICLCGITATPPNRDIHKTALGAELTVAWSYHPSTAECLDRLRAAGCTILAVEQVEGAAMLDDFRPEPGVRYALVFGNEVEGVGQEAVDRCDGAIEIPQAGTKHSLNVSVSGGVVLWSFFRRIGPRRGGHRAERIPGGAK; via the coding sequence ATGCGTAAAATAACCAACGAGGAGCTGGGCCGCCCGTCGGCCGCCGAATTCGCCGCGATGGAGAAGATGCCCGTCGCGGTGGTGCTCGACAACGTCCGTTCGCTGCAAAACGTGGGGGCCTTTTTCCGCACGTGCGACGCTTTCGCCGCGGAGCGCATCTGCCTGTGCGGCATCACGGCCACGCCGCCCAACCGCGATATCCACAAGACGGCGCTGGGCGCCGAACTGACCGTCGCGTGGAGCTATCACCCCTCCACGGCGGAGTGTCTCGACCGTCTGCGGGCCGCGGGCTGCACGATCCTTGCCGTCGAGCAGGTCGAGGGGGCCGCGATGCTCGACGACTTCCGTCCCGAGCCGGGCGTGCGGTATGCGCTCGTCTTCGGCAACGAGGTCGAGGGCGTGGGGCAGGAGGCGGTCGATCGCTGCGACGGGGCCATCGAGATTCCGCAGGCCGGCACGAAGCATTCGCTCAACGTCTCGGTGTCGGGCGGAGTCGTGCTGTGGAGTTTTTTCCGCCGGATCGGCCCGCGGAGAGGAGGGCATCGGGCGGAGCGCATCCCGGGCGGGGCGAAATAA
- a CDS encoding glycoside hydrolase family 97 protein — protein MTFKPLLLLLGLACAPAASAAPKSYTLSSPDGELQGSVTVGSDLRISLEADGRTVLAPSPVSMTLAGGETLGHDPRVVRIRKHSADETIESPFYTKARVSDRYNELTISFRSDYSLVLRLYDDGMAYRFVTQKKGTIVVEREQADFTFPEDYTTRAPYVHRLELKDFEWQFSNSFENTYVREPMTRLDPRRLMFLPVLVELPEGRRMLLTESDLDDYPGLFLNASPREPQLRSVLATYPRTVENPSGYNNQQQIVIDREKFIARTDGTRSFPWRIAIVTKDDAGLLLSDMVYRLGAPSKIADTSWIRPGQVAWDWWHALNLYGVDFEAGINTRTYKYYIDFAARSGLEYILIDDGWSVNGPADLMQVVPELDLEELVAYGRERNVGILLWAGHAPFENDMERVVRHYAEMGIKGFKVDYMNRDDQQVVRFLHRAAEVCARHRMVLDFHGVFKPAGLNRTWPNVLNFEGVFGLENLKWSPATTDMVTYDVTMPFIRMAAGPVDYTQGAMRNASKKNYRPVHGEPMSQGTRCRQLAEYVVFFSPLNMLSDSPSNYLRERESLEFIAGVPTVWDETVPLAGAVGEQVAVARRAGDVWYVGALTNWESRDMELDLSFLGEGPWTVESFSDGPNAARAARDYRREKAALDPSGRLKVHLAPGGGFAARISR, from the coding sequence ATGACTTTCAAACCGCTGCTCCTTCTGCTCGGTCTCGCGTGCGCCCCGGCGGCGTCCGCGGCCCCGAAAAGCTACACGCTCTCCTCGCCCGACGGCGAACTGCAAGGCTCCGTCACGGTCGGATCCGACCTCCGCATCTCGCTGGAGGCCGACGGACGAACCGTGCTAGCCCCGTCGCCCGTGTCCATGACGCTTGCCGGAGGCGAAACGCTGGGACACGATCCCCGGGTCGTCCGCATCCGGAAGCACTCGGCGGACGAGACGATCGAATCCCCGTTCTACACCAAGGCGCGCGTCAGTGACCGCTACAACGAACTGACGATCTCGTTCCGCAGCGATTACAGCCTCGTGCTCCGCCTCTACGACGACGGCATGGCCTACCGGTTCGTCACCCAAAAGAAGGGAACGATCGTCGTCGAACGCGAGCAGGCGGACTTCACCTTCCCCGAAGATTACACGACCCGCGCACCCTACGTCCACCGCCTCGAGCTCAAGGATTTCGAATGGCAGTTCTCCAACTCGTTCGAGAACACCTACGTCCGGGAGCCGATGACGCGGCTCGATCCGCGGCGGCTGATGTTCCTGCCCGTGCTGGTCGAGCTGCCCGAAGGGCGCCGAATGCTCCTCACGGAATCCGACCTCGACGACTACCCCGGCCTCTTCCTGAACGCCTCGCCCCGCGAGCCGCAACTGCGGAGCGTGCTGGCGACCTATCCCAGGACGGTCGAGAATCCGAGCGGCTACAACAACCAGCAGCAAATCGTCATCGACCGCGAGAAGTTCATCGCCCGGACCGACGGCACGCGCTCCTTCCCGTGGCGCATAGCCATCGTCACGAAGGACGACGCCGGACTGCTCCTCAGCGACATGGTCTACCGCCTGGGGGCCCCGTCGAAGATCGCCGACACGTCGTGGATCCGTCCGGGGCAGGTGGCCTGGGACTGGTGGCACGCGCTGAACCTCTACGGCGTGGACTTCGAGGCGGGCATCAACACCCGCACCTACAAATACTATATCGACTTCGCCGCCCGCAGCGGACTGGAGTACATCCTCATCGACGACGGCTGGTCGGTGAACGGCCCGGCCGACCTGATGCAGGTCGTGCCCGAGCTCGACCTCGAGGAGCTGGTGGCCTACGGACGCGAACGCAACGTGGGCATCCTCCTCTGGGCCGGACACGCACCTTTCGAGAACGACATGGAGCGCGTCGTGCGCCACTATGCCGAGATGGGCATCAAAGGCTTCAAGGTGGACTACATGAACCGCGACGACCAGCAGGTGGTCCGCTTCCTGCACCGCGCCGCCGAGGTCTGCGCCCGCCACCGCATGGTGCTCGACTTCCACGGGGTGTTCAAACCCGCGGGGCTGAACCGCACGTGGCCCAACGTGCTGAATTTCGAGGGCGTCTTCGGTCTCGAGAACCTGAAATGGTCGCCCGCGACCACTGACATGGTGACCTACGACGTCACGATGCCCTTCATCCGCATGGCGGCCGGACCGGTGGACTACACGCAGGGGGCCATGCGCAACGCCTCGAAGAAGAACTACCGCCCGGTGCACGGCGAACCGATGAGCCAGGGCACGCGCTGCCGCCAGTTGGCCGAATACGTCGTCTTCTTCTCGCCGCTCAACATGCTGAGCGACTCGCCCTCGAACTACCTGCGCGAACGGGAGTCGCTGGAGTTCATCGCCGGCGTGCCGACCGTCTGGGACGAAACCGTGCCGCTGGCCGGCGCCGTCGGCGAGCAGGTCGCCGTGGCGCGGCGCGCGGGCGACGTGTGGTATGTGGGCGCCCTGACGAACTGGGAGAGCCGCGACATGGAACTCGACCTCTCGTTCCTCGGAGAGGGCCCGTGGACGGTCGAGAGTTTCAGCGACGGTCCGAACGCAGCCCGCGCAGCCCGCGACTACCGCCGCGAAAAGGCGGCGCTCGACCCGTCGGGCCGGCTGAAGGTGCACCTGGCTCCCGGCGGCGGATTCGCCGCACGCATCTCCCGGTGA